In Morococcus cerebrosus, a single genomic region encodes these proteins:
- a CDS encoding SRPBCC family protein — protein MLTYTRSVRLDAPLEPIFRYCTSRHGFSRQFPFDVQWLSEKEYWARGDILDFRYRVCGIWLRHRAEIISLEPNQSFTDLMLKGIYRSFRHTHEFKFSEGRTCVTDTVEFTFGLGKTIDRLIGLPTLRRTFEKRHRLLKEWAAQWADYAEDATS, from the coding sequence ATGCTGACTTACACCCGCAGCGTCCGACTGGATGCGCCGCTCGAACCGATATTCCGCTACTGCACTTCCCGACACGGATTTTCCCGTCAGTTCCCGTTTGACGTGCAATGGTTATCAGAAAAGGAATACTGGGCGCGGGGAGATATTTTGGATTTCAGATACAGAGTTTGCGGGATTTGGTTGCGGCATCGTGCCGAAATCATTTCGCTTGAGCCGAACCAATCGTTTACCGACCTGATGCTGAAAGGGATTTACCGTTCCTTCCGCCATACACATGAATTCAAATTTTCCGAGGGGCGTACCTGCGTGACGGATACGGTGGAATTTACTTTCGGGCTGGGAAAAACGATTGACCGGCTAATCGGACTACCGACTTTGCGTCGGACATTTGAAAAACGCCACCGTTTATTGAAAGAGTGGG
- a CDS encoding putative phage abortive infection protein produces the protein MDKGNKPNRLLWVLGGIAVAAFIFVLERYINNFKTFPIANDSATWGTFGDYLGGTLNPIISFLALIGLLYTIHQQAQEMQATREELKQAAEQQRQQVEQQSRQSEIFNLQQFESTFFSLLDQHNKVIENLVESKIFDLTNITIDEKFNIDCYIKNNIRQNPLLKRYFIILFQILKFISLSLSKDIEGKTDNKLTINDFSKDNQNSMEKLSNHYINPQEKIYSDILRSFIPNDILKLLIFNCLHSDQKHEGYSSAIFYNFQGLINRYNFLENLQLTIPTIENYSEIFQKDHNGFIWLFHITNSIDSIEKSFGKNNLFRDIKKFKHSKVNHIEIIKTGISELTNQKNQTHEQTKKISNDKGNINEQEKNEIDRQLRTLEKLLNFLKDEKIPNI, from the coding sequence ATGGACAAAGGGAATAAACCCAATCGCTTATTATGGGTATTAGGCGGAATCGCTGTTGCAGCATTTATCTTTGTTTTAGAACGATATATCAACAATTTTAAAACATTCCCCATTGCTAACGACTCCGCCACATGGGGAACATTCGGCGACTATCTGGGCGGCACGCTGAACCCTATCATCAGCTTCCTAGCCCTTATCGGCCTACTCTATACCATTCATCAGCAAGCGCAGGAAATGCAAGCAACGCGCGAAGAGTTGAAACAGGCGGCAGAACAGCAACGCCAACAGGTAGAGCAACAAAGCCGCCAGTCAGAAATTTTTAATCTTCAACAATTTGAATCGACATTTTTTTCTTTGCTGGATCAGCATAATAAGGTTATCGAAAACCTTGTTGAATCAAAAATATTTGATCTAACAAATATTACCATTGATGAGAAATTTAATATTGATTGTTATATAAAAAATAATATTCGCCAGAACCCCTTACTAAAACGATATTTTATTATATTATTTCAAATACTTAAATTTATATCATTAAGTTTATCCAAAGATATAGAAGGAAAAACAGATAATAAGCTCACCATAAATGACTTTTCCAAAGATAATCAAAATTCGATGGAAAAACTTAGTAATCATTATATTAATCCACAAGAGAAAATATATAGCGATATTCTTCGCTCTTTTATTCCCAATGATATCTTGAAATTACTTATTTTTAACTGCCTACATTCAGATCAAAAACATGAAGGATACAGTTCAGCAATATTTTATAATTTCCAAGGCTTAATAAATAGATATAACTTTTTAGAAAATTTACAATTAACTATTCCCACGATAGAAAATTATAGTGAAATTTTTCAAAAGGATCACAATGGTTTCATATGGCTTTTTCACATAACAAATTCCATTGATAGCATTGAAAAATCCTTTGGGAAGAATAATCTATTTAGGGATATAAAGAAATTCAAACATTCCAAAGTTAACCATATTGAAATAATCAAAACTGGTATATCTGAACTTACAAATCAAAAAAACCAAACACATGAACAAACTAAAAAAATCTCCAATGACAAAGGAAATATAAACGAACAAGAAAAAAACGAAATAGATCGCCAGTTAAGAACATTAGAAAAATTACTGAACTTTTTGAAAGATGAAAAAATTCCTAATATTTAG
- the ligA gene encoding NAD-dependent DNA ligase LigA, with product MNPTAQHIRHLTDLLNRYAYEYYTLDSPNVPDAEYDKLFRELEALELNHPELKLPDSPTQRVGGEPLAGFAEVRHEVPMLSLTNAFSPQDENGVFDHAEMYAFDQRVRDGLDGGNPEYVIEPKFDGLAISLLYRDGVLVQAATRGDGTTGEDVTQNVKTVANIPLRLHGENPPELIEVRGEVLMLKADFTALNKRQAENGQKPFANPRNAAAGSLRQLDSRITAQRKLHFFPYSIARQQGGFTAEEHIQELAYFQELGFSLPNGNFGCFKNIDEVLAFYEQMQQKRPELPYEIDGMVVKVNSLAQQRELGFISRAPRWAIAHKFPAEEALTVVEAIDVQIGRTGAVTPVARLQPVFVGGVTVTNATLHNQDEVSRKDVRIGDTVVVRRAGDVIPEVVRVIFERRPMQKTTIAVSDDLKHQQDDLFAETPSANQTQSVPLHKPYRLPTHCPICRSEIEREEGEAVARCSGGMLCQAQRAQGLIHFASRKAMDIDGLGQKQIEQLVAQNLVRHFADLYRLDIPTLQKMKETADKGSSENENGDAETVSGDLSESNTQNGKKQPTKWAENILAGIEASKTPELARFLFALGIRHVGERTAKTLAQAFGSLEHVRRAPEPILACLPDIGTVVARSIAHFFAQDAQQAMIDELLAAGVAPQTQAVTIPPARHAEPQRWIARLPGFKISENKAQALWELAGKSIEGLQTDKALPADWQTWRSETQNAALLENLKTFFAQTSSENQDEVFSDDLNEAVAGKTFVLTGTLPTLKRDQAQALIEAAGGKVSGSVSKKTDYVVAGEAAGSKLEKANALGVAVLSEEELLAMLG from the coding sequence ATGAATCCGACTGCACAACACATCCGCCACCTCACCGACCTCCTCAACCGCTACGCCTACGAATACTACACCCTCGACTCGCCCAACGTACCCGATGCCGAATACGACAAATTATTCCGCGAACTCGAAGCGTTGGAGCTGAACCATCCCGAACTCAAACTACCCGACAGCCCGACCCAGCGCGTCGGCGGCGAGCCTCTAGCGGGATTTGCCGAAGTGCGCCACGAAGTGCCGATGCTGTCGCTGACCAACGCCTTTTCCCCGCAAGATGAAAACGGCGTGTTCGACCATGCCGAAATGTACGCTTTCGACCAACGCGTGCGCGACGGTTTGGACGGCGGCAATCCCGAATACGTTATCGAACCCAAATTCGACGGCCTCGCCATCAGCCTGCTCTACCGCGACGGCGTATTGGTGCAGGCGGCGACACGCGGCGACGGCACGACGGGCGAAGACGTTACCCAAAATGTCAAAACCGTCGCCAACATCCCCCTGCGGCTGCACGGCGAAAATCCACCCGAACTCATCGAAGTGCGCGGCGAAGTGCTGATGCTCAAAGCCGATTTCACCGCCCTCAATAAAAGACAAGCCGAAAACGGGCAAAAACCCTTTGCCAACCCGCGCAATGCCGCCGCCGGCAGCCTGCGCCAACTCGATTCGCGCATCACCGCGCAACGCAAACTGCACTTTTTCCCCTACTCCATCGCCCGTCAGCAAGGCGGTTTCACAGCCGAAGAACACATCCAAGAACTCGCTTATTTCCAAGAGCTCGGCTTCAGCCTGCCTAACGGCAATTTCGGCTGTTTCAAAAATATCGACGAAGTATTGGCGTTTTACGAACAAATGCAGCAAAAACGCCCCGAACTGCCCTACGAAATCGACGGCATGGTGGTCAAAGTCAACAGCTTGGCACAACAGCGCGAACTCGGCTTCATCTCCCGCGCGCCGCGCTGGGCGATTGCCCACAAATTCCCCGCCGAAGAAGCCTTGACCGTCGTCGAAGCCATAGACGTGCAAATCGGGCGCACCGGCGCGGTTACCCCCGTCGCCCGCCTGCAACCCGTATTCGTCGGCGGCGTCACCGTCACCAACGCCACCCTGCACAATCAAGACGAAGTATCGCGCAAAGACGTGCGCATCGGCGACACCGTCGTCGTGCGCCGCGCCGGAGACGTAATTCCCGAGGTCGTGCGCGTGATTTTCGAACGCCGCCCGATGCAGAAAACTACCATTGCCGTTTCAGACGACCTCAAACATCAACAAGACGACCTCTTTGCCGAAACACCGTCCGCCAACCAAACCCAATCCGTTCCGCTCCATAAGCCCTACCGCCTACCGACCCATTGCCCCATTTGCCGCAGCGAAATCGAACGCGAAGAAGGCGAAGCCGTCGCCCGATGCAGCGGCGGCATGCTGTGTCAGGCGCAACGCGCGCAAGGCTTAATCCACTTCGCCTCACGCAAAGCCATGGACATCGACGGCCTTGGTCAAAAACAAATCGAGCAACTGGTCGCCCAAAACCTCGTCCGCCACTTCGCCGACCTCTACCGCCTCGACATCCCGACCTTGCAAAAAATGAAGGAAACGGCGGATAAAGGGTCGTCTGAAAACGAAAACGGCGACGCCGAAACGGTTTCAGGCGACTTGTCTGAATCCAATACCCAAAACGGCAAAAAACAGCCGACCAAGTGGGCGGAAAACATCCTCGCAGGCATAGAAGCCAGCAAAACGCCCGAACTCGCCCGCTTCCTGTTCGCGCTCGGCATCCGCCACGTCGGCGAACGCACCGCCAAAACGCTGGCGCAGGCATTCGGCTCATTGGAACACGTCCGCCGCGCACCCGAACCCATCCTCGCCTGCCTGCCCGACATCGGCACCGTCGTCGCCCGCTCCATCGCCCACTTCTTCGCCCAAGACGCGCAGCAGGCGATGATAGACGAGCTGCTCGCCGCAGGCGTTGCCCCGCAAACCCAAGCCGTTACCATCCCGCCCGCCCGCCATGCCGAGCCGCAACGCTGGATTGCCCGCCTGCCCGGTTTCAAAATCAGCGAAAACAAAGCCCAAGCCTTATGGGAACTCGCCGGCAAAAGCATAGAAGGCCTGCAAACCGACAAAGCCCTGCCTGCTGACTGGCAAACATGGCGCAGCGAAACACAAAACGCCGCCCTGCTCGAAAACCTGAAAACCTTCTTCGCCCAAACGTCGTCTGAAAACCAAGACGAAGTGTTTTCAGACGACCTAAACGAAGCCGTAGCAGGCAAAACCTTTGTGTTAACCGGTACCCTACCCACCCTCAAACGCGACCAAGCCCAAGCCTTGATCGAAGCCGCAGGCGGTAAAGTTTCCGGCAGCGTGTCCAAAAAAACCGACTACGTCGTCGCGGGAGAGGCCGCCGGCAGCAAGCTGGAAAAAGCCAATGCCTTGGGTGTGGCGGTATTGAGTGAGGAAGAGCTTTTGGCGATGCTGGGCTGA